The following coding sequences lie in one Pseudomonas sp. B33.4 genomic window:
- a CDS encoding Hint domain-containing protein: protein MGFKDWITSPIPSHTLEKQFDKVATASAQELGGMAFDAVTGLVTAYIGGRAVEWVGEKWVSAKGTAGTPVTKGPCCFAAGTKVSTPQGDRVIESLKVGDVVWSKPEKGGKPFAAAILATHQRSDQPIYRLKLKSVRGAGAAEGETLLVTPSHPFYVPAKRDFIPVKDLEPDDLLQSLADGDTENTSSEVESLELYLPEGKTYNLTVDVGIRSTLASSRPGYTTLGLVICLRIILRVVQK from the coding sequence GTGGGGTTCAAAGACTGGATTACCAGTCCGATCCCGTCGCATACGCTGGAAAAACAGTTTGATAAAGTAGCGACCGCGTCCGCCCAAGAGTTGGGCGGTATGGCTTTCGATGCGGTCACCGGGCTTGTCACCGCCTATATTGGGGGCAGAGCCGTTGAATGGGTTGGTGAGAAGTGGGTTAGTGCAAAAGGCACCGCGGGAACCCCAGTAACGAAGGGGCCTTGCTGCTTTGCTGCGGGTACGAAAGTTTCTACACCGCAAGGCGACCGCGTTATTGAGTCGCTCAAGGTGGGAGATGTTGTCTGGAGCAAGCCTGAGAAAGGGGGCAAGCCGTTCGCTGCAGCCATTCTGGCAACGCATCAGCGCTCGGATCAGCCGATCTACCGCCTCAAGCTCAAAAGTGTTCGTGGCGCTGGCGCAGCGGAAGGCGAAACCCTGCTGGTTACGCCGAGCCACCCCTTCTATGTACCCGCCAAACGTGATTTCATTCCTGTCAAAGATCTGGAACCGGATGATCTGCTGCAGTCACTGGCTGATGGCGACACCGAAAACACCTCGTCCGAAGTCGAATCGCTAGAGCTGTACCTGCCCGAGGGCAAAACATACAATCTGACGGTCGATGTGGGCATACGTTCTACGTTGGCGAGCTCAAGACCTGGGTACACAACACTGGGCCTTGTGATTTGCCTCCGGATTATTTTGCGGGTGGTGCAAAAGTAA
- a CDS encoding CdiA family toxin C-terminal domain-containing protein, with translation MPPDYFAGGAKVSADFPEGLSFNPNIKSHLSSFDGFTQKNGISGTHNLDAFNQAAATNGLKILSETPTSVAGVTTVRYQMPAYDRAGNIVGFKDKVFPKTVYDPKIFADQKILDLGQQAAASGYKEALSKGLSQYDSVAGHVTFRVYLDKTTGTVTNFHPK, from the coding sequence TTGCCTCCGGATTATTTTGCGGGTGGTGCAAAAGTAAGTGCTGATTTCCCTGAGGGGTTGAGTTTTAATCCCAATATCAAGAGCCACCTCAGCAGTTTTGATGGCTTTACGCAGAAGAACGGGATTAGCGGCACCCATAACTTGGATGCTTTCAATCAGGCGGCGGCTACAAATGGGTTGAAGATACTCAGCGAAACACCAACTTCCGTCGCTGGAGTTACTACTGTCAGATATCAAATGCCTGCATATGATCGGGCCGGGAATATTGTTGGTTTCAAAGACAAGGTCTTCCCGAAAACTGTTTATGACCCGAAAATATTTGCCGATCAGAAAATACTTGATCTAGGGCAGCAGGCCGCAGCCAGTGGCTATAAGGAAGCGTTATCTAAAGGGTTGAGTCAATATGACTCTGTTGCAGGGCATGTCACCTTTAGGGTGTATTTAGATAAAACCACAGGAACGGTGACAAACTTCCACCCAAAGTAA
- the cdiI gene encoding ribonuclease toxin immunity protein CdiI, which translates to MKELFGQPYGESDPYWAVKGYFDRMYNDGYFIEAVGYIVKRWGFSTDGAYCNFPDENSLFDEEHFEGVEFAYGYPPIDECTVVVSEATCSEYIRLACEKYLKRHPEDTAKIKELLDKLSF; encoded by the coding sequence ATGAAAGAATTGTTCGGTCAGCCATATGGCGAGTCAGATCCCTACTGGGCCGTTAAAGGGTATTTTGACAGAATGTATAATGATGGCTACTTCATTGAGGCGGTTGGCTATATCGTTAAGAGGTGGGGGTTCAGTACGGATGGGGCATACTGTAACTTCCCTGATGAAAATAGTCTGTTTGATGAGGAACACTTTGAGGGAGTTGAATTTGCTTACGGCTATCCGCCTATCGATGAATGCACAGTTGTCGTGAGTGAAGCTACTTGCTCAGAATACATTCGATTAGCTTGTGAGAAATATCTTAAACGCCACCCTGAAGATACCGCGAAAATAAAAGAACTTTTGGATAAGCTCTCTTTCTAG
- a CDS encoding transposase, with product MPRRPRVLIPGVPLHLIQRGNNRSVCFFTEEDYLFYLELLVEQASKNDCDIHAWCLMTNHVHLLVSPHNANSASLLMKGVGQRYVQYINRTYSRSGSLWEGRFRSCLVESERYLLCCYRYIEMNPVRAKMVNHPAEYRWSSYRVNAQSERSHTVTPHAQYLALGGQGGQPADAYRELFKNDLESELVDQIRDATNGNNVFGGSKFAVDVEAMIGRRVQRGSPGRPKKSTI from the coding sequence ATGCCGCGTAGACCCCGAGTTTTGATACCAGGCGTACCATTGCACTTGATTCAGCGAGGAAACAATAGATCTGTCTGTTTTTTTACCGAGGAAGATTACCTTTTTTATTTGGAGCTATTGGTCGAGCAGGCTTCTAAAAATGATTGTGATATTCATGCTTGGTGCTTAATGACTAATCACGTTCATTTGTTAGTCAGTCCTCATAATGCCAACAGCGCAAGCCTGCTGATGAAAGGTGTCGGGCAGCGATACGTCCAATATATAAATCGTACGTATAGTCGCAGCGGAAGTTTGTGGGAAGGCCGGTTTCGTTCATGCCTTGTTGAGAGTGAACGATATTTGTTGTGCTGTTATCGATACATCGAAATGAATCCCGTCAGAGCGAAAATGGTAAATCATCCGGCAGAATATCGCTGGTCAAGTTACCGTGTTAACGCACAATCAGAGCGATCACACACTGTTACTCCTCATGCTCAGTATTTGGCGCTTGGAGGGCAGGGCGGGCAGCCGGCAGATGCTTACCGCGAACTGTTCAAAAATGACTTAGAATCAGAATTGGTTGACCAGATTCGTGACGCGACCAATGGAAATAATGTTTTTGGCGGTTCAAAGTTTGCTGTTGATGTCGAGGCAATGATCGGTCGTCGCGTGCAGCGAGGGAGCCCGGGGCGGCCAAAAAAATCGACCATCTAG
- a CDS encoding Hint domain-containing protein, giving the protein MQGNGIDVVRANAAVATATGVGLGLVLGGGLNGGAKGTAGTPVTKGPCCFAAGTKVSTPQGDRVIESLKVGDVVWSKPEKGGKPFAAAILATHQRSDQPIYRLKLKSVRGAGAAEGETLLVTPSHPFYVPAKRDFIPVKDLEPGDLLQSLADGDTENTSSEVESLELYLPEGKTYNLTVDVGHTFYVGELKTWVHNTGPCDLPPDYFAGGAKGAVIPKGFSSADDFVRFGTNTRDGLARAGYENVEPILQGSAVTGKSFKTGEAFDVGRVSDFDVALASPELLQRAQSLGIGLRSGGTRTGPLSARDLQALGLKDLSSKMSAQAGREVNFMIYDSAATAASRAPSAVLPK; this is encoded by the coding sequence ATGCAAGGCAACGGAATTGACGTTGTCAGGGCTAACGCAGCTGTGGCAACGGCTACGGGTGTCGGACTAGGGCTGGTACTGGGCGGTGGATTGAATGGTGGTGCAAAAGGCACCGCGGGAACCCCAGTAACGAAGGGGCCTTGCTGCTTTGCTGCGGGTACGAAAGTTTCTACACCGCAAGGCGACCGCGTTATTGAGTCGCTCAAGGTGGGAGATGTTGTCTGGAGCAAGCCTGAGAAAGGGGGCAAGCCGTTCGCTGCAGCCATTCTGGCAACGCATCAGCGCTCGGATCAGCCGATCTACCGCCTCAAGCTCAAAAGTGTTCGTGGCGCTGGCGCAGCGGAAGGCGAAACCCTGCTGGTTACGCCGAGCCACCCCTTCTATGTACCCGCCAAACGTGATTTCATTCCTGTCAAAGATCTGGAACCGGGTGATCTGCTGCAGTCACTGGCTGATGGCGACACCGAAAACACCTCGTCCGAAGTCGAATCGCTTGAGCTGTACCTGCCCGAGGGCAAAACATACAATCTGACGGTCGATGTGGGGCATACGTTCTACGTTGGCGAACTCAAGACTTGGGTACACAACACCGGGCCTTGTGATTTGCCTCCGGATTATTTTGCGGGTGGTGCAAAAGGGGCTGTAATCCCAAAAGGTTTTTCAAGTGCGGATGATTTCGTTCGCTTTGGCACAAATACGCGAGATGGTTTGGCACGTGCTGGCTATGAAAATGTAGAGCCAATTCTTCAAGGAAGTGCCGTAACAGGTAAAAGTTTTAAAACTGGGGAGGCATTTGACGTTGGCAGGGTGAGTGACTTCGATGTTGCGCTGGCAAGTCCAGAACTTTTGCAACGCGCTCAATCCTTAGGAATAGGTTTGAGGAGTGGCGGAACTCGTACGGGGCCGTTGAGTGCAAGAGACTTGCAAGCCCTTGGCCTGAAAGATTTGTCGAGTAAGATGAGCGCCCAAGCAGGACGCGAAGTTAATTTTATGATCTATGACTCTGCGGCAACAGCCGCAAGTCGTGCTCCGAGTGCGGTGTTACCGAAATGA
- a CDS encoding deaminase domain-containing protein, with the protein MFTERPACSSCLGVVGQFKSRYSNIRVDVLDNKGVVIRPLKVGQ; encoded by the coding sequence ATATTTACAGAGCGCCCTGCATGTAGTAGCTGTCTTGGTGTGGTTGGACAGTTCAAGAGTAGATATTCAAATATTAGAGTCGATGTATTAGATAATAAGGGAGTTGTCATTCGTCCTCTTAAGGTGGGTCAATAA
- a CDS encoding Hint domain-containing protein, which produces MGFKDWITSPIPSHTLEKQFDKVATASAQELGGIAFDAATGLITAYIGGRAVESFGGKWVSAKGITGTPVTKGPCCFAAGTKVSTPQGDRVIESLKVGDVVWSKPEKGGKPFAAAILATHQRSDQPIYRLKLKSVRGAGAAEGETLLVTPSHPFYVPAKRDFIPVKDLEPDDLLQSLADGDTENTSSEVESLELYLPEGKTYNLTVDVGIRSTLASSRPGYTTLGLVICLRIILRVVQK; this is translated from the coding sequence GTGGGGTTCAAAGACTGGATTACCAGTCCGATCCCGTCGCACACGCTGGAAAAACAGTTTGATAAAGTAGCGACCGCGTCCGCCCAAGAGTTGGGCGGTATTGCTTTCGATGCGGCCACCGGGCTTATCACCGCCTATATTGGGGGCAGAGCCGTTGAATCGTTTGGTGGGAAGTGGGTTAGTGCAAAAGGCATAACGGGAACTCCAGTAACGAAGGGGCCTTGCTGCTTTGCTGCGGGTACGAAAGTTTCTACACCGCAAGGCGACCGCGTTATTGAGTCGCTCAAGGTGGGAGATGTTGTCTGGAGCAAGCCTGAGAAAGGGGGCAAGCCGTTCGCTGCAGCCATTCTGGCAACGCATCAGCGCTCGGATCAGCCGATCTACCGCCTCAAGCTCAAAAGTGTTCGTGGCGCTGGCGCAGCGGAAGGCGAAACCCTGCTGGTTACGCCGAGCCACCCCTTCTATGTACCCGCCAAACGTGATTTCATTCCTGTCAAAGATCTGGAACCGGATGATCTGCTGCAGTCACTGGCTGATGGCGACACCGAAAACACCTCGTCCGAAGTCGAATCGCTAGAGCTGTACCTGCCCGAGGGCAAAACATACAATCTGACGGTCGATGTGGGCATACGTTCTACGTTGGCGAGCTCAAGACCTGGGTACACAACACTGGGCCTTGTGATTTGCCTCCGGATTATTTTGCGGGTGGTGCAAAAGTAA
- the cdiI gene encoding ribonuclease toxin immunity protein CdiI, which translates to MKELFGQPYGESDPYWAVKGYFDRMYNDGYFIEAVGYIVKRWGFSTDGAYCNFPDENSLFDEEHFEGVEFAYGYPPIDECTVVVSEATCSEYIRLACEKYLKRHPEDTAKIKELLDKLSF; encoded by the coding sequence ATGAAAGAATTGTTCGGTCAGCCATATGGCGAGTCAGATCCCTACTGGGCCGTTAAAGGGTATTTTGACAGAATGTATAATGATGGCTACTTCATTGAGGCGGTTGGCTATATCGTTAAGAGGTGGGGGTTCAGTACGGATGGGGCATACTGTAACTTCCCTGATGAAAATAGTCTGTTTGATGAGGAACACTTTGAGGGAGTTGAATTTGCTTATGGCTATCCGCCTATCGATGAATGCACAGTTGTCGTGAGTGAAGCTACTTGCTCAGAATACATTCGATTAGCTTGTGAGAAATATCTTAAACGCCACCCTGAAGATACCGCGAAAATAAAAGAACTTTTGGATAAGCTCTCTTTCTAG